In the genome of Nitrospirota bacterium, one region contains:
- the thpR gene encoding RNA 2',3'-cyclic phosphodiesterase: MKSVRAFIAVNIDEALREKIVAFVSGLTLSAVKWVRAENLHLTLKFLADISESETAKVVDTLNNTLPESKAFDITLNGIGAFPNERRPKVIWVGITNADGLVKLQGTIEDSLSEAGFKREERDFSPHLTIGRVKTTDGLSDFSRQTQKLKDAVFGDMTVDTVYLMKSELFPAGPKYSELKSFKLQKQD; the protein is encoded by the coding sequence TTGAAATCAGTACGGGCATTTATAGCAGTAAATATTGATGAGGCACTGAGAGAGAAAATAGTAGCCTTCGTATCAGGGCTAACCCTTTCAGCCGTAAAATGGGTAAGAGCAGAAAACCTCCATTTGACTTTAAAATTCCTTGCTGACATATCTGAAAGCGAAACCGCCAAGGTTGTTGATACACTTAATAATACTCTGCCTGAGAGTAAAGCTTTTGACATAACCCTAAATGGCATTGGAGCATTCCCTAACGAACGCAGGCCTAAGGTTATATGGGTTGGAATAACTAATGCGGATGGTTTGGTAAAGCTTCAAGGCACAATAGAGGATAGTCTTTCAGAGGCTGGTTTTAAGCGTGAGGAACGGGATTTCTCACCACATCTTACAATTGGCAGAGTAAAGACAACAGATGGGTTAAGTGATTTTTCCCGGCAGACACAAAAACTTAAGGACGCTGTTTTTGGAGATATGACAGTTGACACTGTGTATTTAATGAAAAGCGAGTTGTTTCCGGCAGGCCCTAAGTACTCCGAACTAAAATCATTTAAGCTACAAAAACAAGACTAA
- a CDS encoding phosphatidylglycerophosphatase A — MNKLQTALQHIATLWKVGFVPIAPGTAGTFVAFLFVIFFRPGNRALLIITLVLLVVGTIAAHSAEKTLGKKDSGHIIIDEVVGYFVSILYVDGSMTVYVIAFFLFRVFDILKPPPVNYVEKSLSGGLGVMMDDVAAGLYVNVAFQIATSMKF; from the coding sequence ATGAATAAACTTCAGACAGCACTTCAGCACATTGCAACTCTGTGGAAAGTAGGGTTTGTTCCGATAGCGCCGGGAACGGCTGGGACTTTTGTCGCTTTTCTGTTTGTAATCTTCTTTAGGCCCGGTAACCGTGCGTTGTTAATTATAACGTTGGTGCTGCTTGTTGTAGGAACCATAGCCGCACACTCGGCTGAAAAAACACTCGGTAAAAAAGACTCAGGGCATATTATAATAGATGAGGTGGTTGGGTATTTTGTATCCATACTTTATGTGGATGGTTCGATGACAGTTTATGTGATTGCATTTTTTCTGTTTAGGGTTTTTGATATTTTAAAACCTCCGCCGGTTAATTATGTTGAAAAGTCATTAAGCGGCGGCCTTGGCGTTATGATGGATGATGTGGCAGCAGGGCTTTACGTTAACGTGGCATTTCAAATAGCAACGAGTATGAAATTTTGA
- a CDS encoding OsmC family protein produces MEAKLTYVSGMKFVGEASSGHAIVVDGEREHGGDNVGLRPSELLLIAIGGCSAMDVISIMKKKKQHITSFEINVNGNKVDTHPKKFDKIVVEYVFKGKDISEEAVQRAVELSMTKYCSVKATLEGGVPIEYTYKVINE; encoded by the coding sequence ATGGAAGCTAAACTAACGTATGTCAGTGGAATGAAATTTGTGGGAGAGGCTTCAAGTGGCCATGCCATAGTGGTGGATGGTGAACGTGAGCATGGAGGCGATAATGTTGGTCTCAGACCGTCAGAGCTTTTGCTGATAGCTATTGGCGGCTGTTCAGCTATGGATGTTATTTCTATTATGAAGAAAAAAAAGCAGCATATCACAAGTTTTGAAATAAACGTAAACGGCAATAAGGTTGATACTCATCCCAAAAAATTCGACAAAATTGTCGTAGAATATGTTTTTAAAGGTAAAGATATATCTGAAGAGGCGGTACAAAGGGCTGTGGAGCTCTCCATGACCAAGTACTGTTCCGTGAAGGCAACTCTGGAGGGTGGCGTACCAATAGAATATACTTATAAAGTTATTAATGAATAA